Proteins from a single region of Acidovorax sp. NCPPB 3576:
- a CDS encoding SDR family NAD(P)-dependent oxidoreductase codes for MNAFKERVVLVTGGGTGIGRATAMAFAKQGAQVAIAGRTVSSCAETAKMILDAGGIGFAVACDVSSENDVMNLMDEVERRLGVVDIAFLNAGVGTASAIVDQDIDAFEAVMRTNCTGLMLCMKHLLRPMYERRSGCIVNNLSVHAHRTILEGTGAYTASKHAALALTKAAAVEAATYGVRVNAVSPGPISTEMLARSSAVSGGLEGWAQRLPMKRVGEPHEVAQAVLWLCSPEASFLTGAVVPVDGGFLSL; via the coding sequence ATGAACGCTTTCAAGGAAAGAGTGGTGCTGGTGACTGGAGGAGGCACTGGCATCGGGAGGGCGACGGCGATGGCTTTCGCCAAGCAAGGCGCCCAGGTGGCCATTGCAGGGCGCACGGTGTCGTCCTGCGCGGAAACCGCAAAGATGATTCTGGATGCTGGCGGCATCGGCTTTGCGGTCGCCTGCGATGTTTCCAGCGAAAACGACGTCATGAATCTGATGGACGAAGTCGAGCGCCGTCTTGGCGTGGTGGACATCGCTTTCCTGAATGCGGGCGTCGGAACGGCCTCGGCCATCGTCGATCAAGACATTGATGCTTTTGAGGCGGTCATGCGCACAAACTGCACCGGGCTCATGCTGTGCATGAAGCACTTGCTGAGACCGATGTACGAACGTCGCTCGGGTTGCATCGTCAACAACCTTTCTGTACACGCCCATCGCACGATTCTGGAGGGGACTGGCGCGTACACCGCGTCAAAGCATGCGGCCCTTGCACTGACGAAGGCCGCCGCAGTCGAGGCGGCGACCTATGGCGTGCGTGTGAATGCCGTGTCCCCTGGGCCGATTTCCACAGAGATGCTGGCCCGCTCCAGTGCCGTTTCTGGAGGCCTCGAGGGCTGGGCGCAGCGTCTGCCCATGAAGCGCGTTGGTGAACCGCATGAGGTGGCGCAGGCCGTGCTCTGGCTCTGCAGCCCTGAGGCGTCATTTCTGACAGGTGCGGTCGTTCCAGTGGACGGTGGGTTTCTCTCACTTTGA
- a CDS encoding GlcG/HbpS family heme-binding protein — protein sequence MQTLETGLSRLSACQAQQLVQSALITGLDEGLAVSAAAVDSSGHLLAFARADDAFLGSIDASIAKARTAVYFRRDTATMQQALEQGKTAYLALADVLPLEGGVPLLVGGTLVGGLGISGAASVQDGVLARAIASLLNSLSGRTT from the coding sequence ATGCAGACGCTTGAAACCGGTCTCTCGCGGTTGAGCGCCTGCCAGGCGCAGCAATTGGTGCAGAGCGCGCTGATCACAGGATTGGACGAAGGCTTGGCCGTCTCGGCTGCAGCAGTAGACAGCTCAGGACACTTGCTGGCGTTTGCCCGTGCGGATGATGCCTTTCTGGGATCGATCGACGCGTCGATTGCGAAGGCGCGGACGGCAGTTTATTTCCGCAGGGACACCGCCACGATGCAGCAGGCGCTGGAACAGGGCAAGACCGCTTATCTCGCTCTGGCCGACGTTCTGCCATTGGAAGGCGGCGTTCCACTCCTGGTCGGAGGAACGTTGGTGGGCGGACTCGGAATCAGCGGCGCCGCGTCTGTGCAGGATGGGGTGCTGGCCCGGGCCATTGCATCGTTGCTGAACTCGTTGTCAGGTCGGACCACATGA
- a CDS encoding fasciclin domain-containing protein: protein MTFRLNARLAAAGLTLALSAAAMPALAQVTVGGAPMYPTKDIIDNAVNSKDHTTLVAAVKAAGLVDTLKGPGPFTVFAPTNAAFAALPAGTVDTLLKPENKATLTKVLTYHVVAGKVDAASLSKMIADGKGSASLKTVAGGMLTAKASGSTIALTDEKGGTSNVTIADVYQSNGVIHVVDKVLLPK from the coding sequence ATGACCTTCCGCCTGAATGCCCGCCTGGCTGCCGCCGGCCTCACGCTCGCCCTGTCTGCTGCCGCAATGCCGGCCCTCGCGCAAGTGACCGTCGGTGGCGCGCCGATGTACCCCACCAAGGACATCATCGACAACGCGGTGAACTCCAAGGACCACACCACGCTGGTCGCCGCCGTGAAGGCTGCAGGCCTGGTGGACACGCTGAAGGGCCCTGGACCCTTCACGGTGTTCGCGCCCACCAACGCCGCGTTCGCCGCATTGCCTGCTGGCACGGTGGACACGCTGCTCAAACCCGAAAACAAGGCCACGCTGACCAAGGTGCTGACCTACCACGTGGTGGCGGGCAAGGTCGATGCGGCATCGCTGTCGAAGATGATCGCCGATGGCAAGGGCTCGGCCAGCTTGAAGACCGTGGCCGGTGGCATGCTGACCGCCAAGGCCAGCGGTTCCACGATCGCGCTGACGGATGAAAAGGGTGGCACGTCCAATGTGACCATCGCCGACGTGTACCAGTCCAACGGCGTGATCCATGTCGTGGACAAGGTGCTGCTGCCCAAGTAA
- a CDS encoding arginine/lysine/ornithine decarboxylase yields the protein MKFRFPIIIIDEDYRSENTSGLGIRALAQAIESEGFEVLGVTSYGDLSQFAQQQSRASAFILSIDDEEFTLGSGLDPIVLSLRNFIAEVRRKNSDVPIYVHGETKTSRHLPNDILRELHGFIHMFEDTPEFVARHIIREAKSYLEGVQPPFFKALLDYAEDGSYSWHCPGHSGGVAFLKSPVGQMFHQFFGENMLRADVCNAVEELGQLLDHNGAIGESERNAARIFNADHCFFVTNGTSTSNKMVWHHTVAPGDVVVVDRNCHKSILHSIIMTGAIPVFMKPTRNHFGIIGPIPQSEFEPEAIQAKIRANPLLKGVDAKAVKPRVLTLTQSTYDGVLYNTETIKGMLDGYVDNLHFDEAWLPHAAFHPFYGSYHAMGKKRARPKHSVVYATQSIHKLLAGISQASHVLVQDSQTVKLDRPLFNEAYLMHTSTSPQYSIIASCDVAAAMMEPPGGTALVEESLLEALDFRRAMRKVEEEFGKNDWWFKVWGPDKLVDEGLGRAEDWVIRSDGKGKKNHASKWHGFGQLADGFNMLDPIKSTIVTPGLNLDGKFDANGIPASIVTKYLAEHGVVVEKTGLYSFFIMFTIGITKGRWNTLLTALQQFKDDYEKNQPMWRILPEFCQQHKKYERMGLRDLCQHVHQLYAKYDIARLTTEMYLSDLTPSMKPSDAYAHIAHRKTERVEIDALEGRITTSLITPYPPGIPLLIPGEVFNKKIVDYLKFSREFSKLCPGFETDIHGLVEIEDDNGNVRYYADCVAAAPQAAPARKSRKNAPAAQDIVQVGSDGPFGRTI from the coding sequence ATGAAATTCCGCTTTCCCATCATCATCATCGATGAGGACTATCGTTCCGAGAACACGTCGGGTCTGGGCATCCGCGCGCTGGCGCAGGCCATCGAATCGGAGGGCTTCGAGGTGCTGGGGGTCACAAGCTACGGCGACCTGTCGCAGTTTGCGCAGCAGCAAAGCCGCGCGAGCGCTTTCATCCTGTCGATCGACGACGAAGAGTTCACCCTCGGCTCGGGCCTGGACCCCATCGTGCTGAGCCTGCGCAACTTCATCGCCGAAGTGCGCCGCAAGAATTCCGACGTGCCGATCTACGTGCATGGCGAAACCAAGACCAGCCGCCACCTGCCCAACGACATCCTGCGCGAGCTGCACGGCTTCATCCACATGTTCGAGGACACGCCGGAGTTCGTGGCCCGCCACATCATCCGCGAGGCCAAGAGCTATCTGGAGGGCGTGCAGCCGCCGTTCTTCAAGGCCTTGCTGGACTATGCGGAAGACGGCTCCTACAGCTGGCACTGCCCTGGCCACTCGGGTGGCGTGGCGTTTCTCAAGAGCCCCGTGGGGCAGATGTTCCACCAGTTCTTCGGCGAGAACATGCTGCGCGCCGACGTGTGCAATGCGGTCGAAGAACTGGGCCAGCTGCTCGACCACAACGGCGCCATCGGCGAGAGCGAGCGCAATGCCGCGCGCATCTTCAATGCGGACCACTGCTTTTTCGTGACCAACGGCACCAGCACGTCCAACAAGATGGTGTGGCACCACACGGTGGCGCCCGGCGATGTGGTGGTGGTGGACCGCAACTGCCACAAGTCCATCCTGCACAGCATCATCATGACGGGCGCCATTCCGGTGTTCATGAAGCCCACGCGCAACCACTTCGGCATCATCGGCCCGATTCCCCAGTCGGAATTCGAGCCCGAGGCGATCCAGGCCAAGATCCGCGCCAATCCGCTGCTCAAGGGCGTGGATGCGAAGGCCGTGAAGCCGCGCGTGCTCACGCTCACGCAGTCCACCTACGACGGGGTGCTCTACAACACCGAAACCATCAAGGGCATGCTCGATGGCTACGTGGACAACCTGCACTTCGACGAAGCATGGCTGCCCCATGCGGCGTTCCACCCGTTCTACGGCAGCTACCACGCGATGGGCAAGAAGCGCGCGCGGCCCAAGCACTCGGTGGTGTATGCCACGCAGTCCATCCACAAGCTGCTGGCAGGCATTAGCCAGGCCAGCCACGTGCTGGTGCAGGACTCGCAGACGGTCAAGCTCGACCGGCCGCTGTTCAACGAGGCGTACCTCATGCACACCTCGACCTCGCCGCAGTACAGCATCATTGCCAGCTGCGATGTGGCCGCCGCGATGATGGAGCCGCCCGGCGGCACCGCGCTGGTCGAAGAGAGCCTGCTCGAAGCCTTGGACTTTCGCCGCGCGATGCGCAAGGTGGAAGAGGAGTTCGGCAAGAACGACTGGTGGTTCAAGGTGTGGGGGCCGGACAAGCTCGTGGACGAAGGCCTGGGCCGCGCCGAGGACTGGGTCATCCGCAGCGACGGCAAAGGCAAGAAGAACCACGCCAGCAAGTGGCACGGCTTCGGCCAACTGGCCGACGGCTTCAACATGCTGGACCCGATCAAGTCCACCATCGTCACGCCCGGCCTGAACCTGGATGGCAAGTTCGACGCGAACGGCATTCCCGCATCCATCGTGACCAAGTACCTGGCCGAGCATGGCGTGGTCGTGGAGAAGACGGGGCTCTACAGCTTCTTCATCATGTTTACCATCGGCATCACCAAGGGCCGCTGGAACACGCTGCTGACGGCGCTGCAGCAGTTCAAGGACGACTACGAGAAGAACCAGCCGATGTGGCGCATCCTTCCGGAGTTCTGCCAGCAGCACAAGAAATACGAACGCATGGGCCTGCGCGATCTGTGCCAGCACGTTCACCAGCTCTACGCCAAGTACGACATCGCACGCCTGACCACGGAGATGTACCTGTCGGACCTGACGCCTTCGATGAAGCCGAGCGACGCCTATGCGCACATCGCGCACCGCAAGACCGAGCGCGTGGAAATCGATGCCCTGGAAGGCCGCATCACGACGAGCCTGATCACGCCGTACCCGCCTGGCATTCCGCTGCTCATTCCGGGCGAGGTCTTCAACAAGAAGATCGTGGACTACCTCAAGTTTTCGCGTGAGTTTTCCAAGCTGTGTCCGGGTTTCGAAACCGACATCCACGGCCTGGTGGAGATCGAAGACGACAACGGCAACGTGCGCTATTACGCCGATTGCGTGGCAGCCGCGCCCCAGGCGGCGCCTGCACGCAAGAGCCGCAAGAACGCCCCTGCCGCACAAGACATCGTGCAGGTGGGCAGCGACGGACCGTTCGGCCGCACGATCTGA
- a CDS encoding DMT family transporter: protein MTWIVLGLLAGLVLGTYDFLTKLALKEKTVLEVVFWSSVLGALIWIPFFFLPTVWAGSLQPMGLYPAALTTAEQLALLPKSAMMVVTWVLSYYSVKSLPLSISAGVRASGPLWTAVGAIVFLSEQLNWWQWLGLAVSMGSYYLFSLIGQKEGISFQRNGWVLCMLAATLLSSANALYDKHILATLQLDLAAVQAYSAVQRGGMALLLLPWVLGTLECRSLLSRNWAVPAIAAAYVLAEFIYLTAVQTEGALISVISVLRRTNLVMVFALSALFFAERFIRQKILAIAGVLVGIVLTIVH, encoded by the coding sequence ATGACATGGATTGTTTTGGGCCTGCTTGCGGGTCTGGTGCTGGGAACCTACGATTTTTTGACCAAGCTCGCGCTCAAGGAAAAAACAGTTCTGGAGGTGGTGTTTTGGTCATCCGTTCTTGGGGCGCTGATCTGGATACCTTTCTTCTTCCTACCCACCGTGTGGGCGGGCTCTTTGCAACCGATGGGTTTGTACCCCGCAGCGTTGACCACAGCCGAGCAACTGGCCTTGCTACCCAAATCCGCAATGATGGTGGTCACTTGGGTTCTGTCGTATTACTCGGTCAAATCATTGCCGCTTTCGATTTCCGCTGGCGTGCGCGCTTCGGGCCCCCTCTGGACGGCGGTAGGAGCCATCGTTTTTCTATCCGAGCAACTCAACTGGTGGCAGTGGCTGGGGCTCGCGGTTTCCATGGGTTCCTATTATTTGTTTTCGTTGATTGGGCAAAAAGAAGGCATCAGTTTCCAGCGCAACGGCTGGGTGCTTTGCATGCTCGCAGCCACATTGCTGTCGTCTGCCAATGCGCTTTACGACAAGCACATTCTTGCGACCCTTCAACTGGATTTGGCCGCGGTTCAAGCGTACTCGGCGGTTCAGCGCGGTGGGATGGCGCTGCTGCTGTTGCCGTGGGTACTCGGAACGCTGGAATGCCGAAGCCTGCTGTCCCGAAATTGGGCGGTGCCCGCCATCGCCGCAGCCTATGTACTGGCCGAGTTCATTTATCTGACCGCCGTGCAAACCGAAGGGGCACTGATCTCGGTGATATCGGTGCTTCGGCGAACCAATCTGGTCATGGTGTTTGCCTTGAGCGCTCTGTTTTTTGCCGAGCGATTCATCCGGCAAAAAATATTGGCGATTGCAGGTGTTCTGGTCGGTATCGTGCTCACCATCGTTCATTAG
- a CDS encoding NfeD family protein: MEQSTLWWLMAGGAVAVELFTGTFYLLMLAVGLAAGALAAHAGASVAVQLLAAAAVGSAGVVGCYVFRKKSPGAQPASSNRDVNMDVGESVNVEIWNPDGTAQVRYRGAQWTVVLRPGNAPSSGLHRVAEVIGNRLLVDKA, encoded by the coding sequence ATAGAGCAATCCACCCTCTGGTGGCTGATGGCGGGAGGGGCCGTTGCCGTGGAGCTTTTCACAGGCACGTTCTACCTGCTCATGCTGGCCGTGGGCCTGGCCGCGGGCGCGCTCGCAGCCCATGCGGGCGCCTCGGTCGCGGTGCAACTGCTGGCCGCCGCCGCTGTCGGGTCGGCGGGTGTGGTGGGCTGCTATGTGTTCAGGAAGAAAAGCCCTGGCGCCCAGCCTGCATCGAGCAACCGCGACGTGAACATGGACGTGGGCGAGTCCGTGAACGTGGAGATATGGAATCCCGACGGCACCGCGCAGGTGCGCTACCGCGGCGCCCAATGGACAGTGGTTCTGCGACCCGGCAACGCGCCCTCCTCCGGTCTGCATCGCGTGGCGGAAGTCATCGGCAACCGCCTGCTGGTCGACAAGGCCTGA
- a CDS encoding LysR substrate-binding domain-containing protein, with product MRSFNKAADELNISHSSVSHRIRELERLLGSSLFMRTTRSVAMTTEGEYLHQRMKDSLDTLEAAFSGFAQERSVIRISVLPSFARFRLVPALTEFQRLHPAVSIEVSPTTCKVDIDQGEADIAIRFAKARPQAHHCEPLLEDEWFPVAAPAYLKQWNTHSVADLFKRAVFLSHSRQPWEPWLTKAGIQISPAQRTLTYSDTGFMLDAALNLQGIALGRRSLVKGLLQNGSLVQVSDIAIPSEQSYFLLASERAMISRHGSTVIHWIRSLVQDG from the coding sequence ATGCGCAGCTTCAACAAAGCGGCGGATGAGCTGAACATTTCCCACAGTTCTGTGAGCCACCGGATTCGTGAACTTGAACGCCTGCTGGGCAGCAGTTTGTTCATGCGGACCACTCGCTCGGTCGCAATGACCACTGAGGGCGAGTATCTGCATCAACGAATGAAAGACTCGCTGGACACGCTGGAGGCCGCTTTCTCTGGCTTCGCTCAAGAGCGCAGCGTCATCCGGATCAGCGTATTGCCCTCCTTTGCGCGCTTTCGGTTGGTGCCTGCGCTCACGGAATTTCAGCGCTTGCATCCCGCCGTTTCCATCGAGGTGTCGCCGACGACTTGCAAAGTAGACATTGACCAAGGGGAGGCAGACATTGCCATCCGGTTCGCCAAGGCCCGCCCTCAAGCCCATCATTGCGAACCGTTGCTGGAGGACGAATGGTTTCCCGTGGCAGCTCCGGCTTACCTGAAACAGTGGAATACACACAGCGTCGCTGACCTGTTCAAACGCGCGGTATTTCTGTCCCACAGCAGGCAGCCTTGGGAGCCCTGGCTGACAAAAGCAGGGATACAGATTTCTCCGGCACAGCGGACGCTGACGTATTCCGACACTGGTTTCATGTTGGATGCGGCTCTCAATCTGCAAGGAATCGCGCTGGGCCGACGTTCCCTTGTCAAAGGTCTCCTTCAAAACGGCAGCTTGGTCCAGGTCTCCGACATCGCCATTCCTTCTGAGCAGTCGTATTTTTTGCTTGCATCGGAACGGGCCATGATCTCTCGCCATGGCAGCACGGTGATCCATTGGATTCGCTCTCTGGTCCAGGACGGCTAA
- a CDS encoding carbohydrate kinase family protein: MRVVTIGGATLDIVVAGANTALGPGAKHDVASIGWSMGGGAVNAALGFAAFHAHVIALCAVGADVEGRWLRDTLIRQGISVEGVQTIPGCATGKAVIHLDPQGEAAVFAQRGASTRLSLKGAAAMLMQADVVYISALADAATVQLNQTLTEPSCHPFRLAVNPGARQLRQSPHLLEPSLQAADLICLNAVEAQLLAASRKLACTGDLSASDAVELACALAHRPAQCVLITLGADGAAFFDGSKGHYHPAERVAVVSTLGAGDAYASAFAFHWFSGHGASASLLAANRSAAVVLQVASANQATLAM, encoded by the coding sequence GTGCGTGTGGTCACGATTGGCGGTGCCACCCTCGATATCGTGGTTGCAGGAGCGAATACAGCGCTTGGCCCCGGAGCCAAACATGACGTGGCCAGCATAGGCTGGTCGATGGGCGGAGGTGCGGTGAATGCTGCGCTGGGGTTTGCTGCCTTTCACGCGCACGTGATTGCCTTGTGCGCCGTTGGTGCGGATGTGGAAGGCCGATGGTTGCGTGATACGTTGATCCGGCAAGGCATTTCGGTGGAAGGCGTACAAACCATTCCCGGATGCGCCACGGGTAAAGCCGTGATCCACCTGGACCCGCAGGGCGAGGCTGCCGTGTTCGCACAGCGTGGTGCCAGCACCCGGCTGTCGTTGAAGGGGGCGGCTGCGATGCTCATGCAAGCAGACGTGGTGTATATCTCTGCATTGGCAGATGCAGCCACTGTCCAATTGAACCAGACACTGACCGAGCCTTCGTGCCATCCTTTTCGTTTGGCGGTCAATCCGGGCGCACGTCAGTTGCGGCAATCGCCACACCTTTTGGAGCCGTCATTGCAAGCGGCAGACTTGATTTGCTTGAATGCAGTCGAAGCACAACTGCTGGCAGCCAGCAGGAAATTGGCCTGCACAGGAGATCTGAGCGCAAGCGACGCCGTAGAGCTCGCTTGTGCATTGGCGCATCGTCCGGCGCAATGCGTGCTGATTACCCTCGGAGCTGACGGGGCCGCGTTTTTCGATGGGTCGAAGGGACACTATCACCCTGCAGAGCGCGTAGCCGTCGTTTCCACGTTGGGCGCTGGAGATGCTTACGCGTCGGCCTTTGCTTTTCACTGGTTTTCAGGCCATGGCGCCAGCGCGTCCTTGCTGGCCGCCAATCGCAGCGCTGCCGTCGTGCTTCAAGTCGCTTCTGCAAATCAGGCAACTTTGGCCATGTAG
- a CDS encoding SPFH domain-containing protein: MEIIALVIVVIAGIFIARSVKVVPQQNAWVKERLGKYAGTLTPGLNFLVPFVDRVAYKHSLKEIPLDVPSQVCITRDNTQLQVDGILYFQVTDPMRASYGSSNYIMAVTQLAQTSLRSVIGKLELDKTFEERDIINAQIVQAIDEAALNWGVKVLRYEIKDLTPPAEILRSMQAQITAEREKRALIAASEGRRQEQINIATGEREAFIARSEGEKQAQINNAQGEAASITAVAEATAQAIERIAAAIRQPGGEQAVQLKVAERAVDAYGKVAADATTTLIVPSNMSEVSALIGSAMKMVQTTQRAT, encoded by the coding sequence ATGGAAATCATTGCCCTCGTCATCGTCGTCATCGCCGGCATCTTCATCGCACGCTCGGTGAAGGTGGTTCCGCAACAGAACGCCTGGGTCAAGGAACGGCTGGGCAAATATGCCGGCACCCTCACGCCAGGACTGAACTTCCTCGTGCCCTTCGTCGATCGCGTGGCCTACAAGCACAGCCTCAAGGAAATTCCGCTCGATGTGCCCAGCCAGGTCTGCATCACGCGTGACAACACCCAGTTGCAGGTGGACGGCATCCTCTACTTCCAGGTGACCGACCCCATGCGCGCCAGCTACGGCTCCAGCAACTACATCATGGCCGTGACCCAACTGGCGCAAACGTCGCTGCGCAGCGTGATCGGCAAGCTCGAACTCGACAAGACGTTCGAAGAACGCGACATCATCAACGCCCAGATCGTCCAGGCGATCGACGAGGCCGCGCTGAATTGGGGCGTGAAGGTGCTGCGCTACGAAATCAAGGACCTCACCCCGCCGGCTGAAATCCTGCGCTCCATGCAGGCCCAGATCACGGCGGAGCGGGAAAAGCGCGCCCTCATCGCCGCATCGGAAGGCCGCCGGCAGGAGCAGATCAATATCGCCACCGGCGAGCGCGAAGCATTCATTGCGCGTTCCGAAGGCGAAAAGCAGGCGCAGATCAACAACGCACAGGGTGAGGCCGCGTCCATCACCGCGGTGGCAGAAGCCACGGCACAGGCCATCGAACGCATCGCGGCGGCCATCCGGCAACCGGGCGGCGAGCAGGCCGTGCAGCTGAAGGTGGCAGAGCGGGCCGTGGACGCTTACGGCAAGGTGGCCGCAGATGCGACGACCACCCTTATCGTGCCCAGCAACATGAGCGAGGTGTCCGCCCTCATCGGCTCTGCGATGAAGATGGTTCAAACCACCCAGCGCGCGACCTGA
- a CDS encoding DNA ligase, translated as MLRRIAITVLLVCGALPAWAQPPTPVSPASPPPLLLANIYRAGLPLADYWVSEKYDGVRGYWDGHQLHTRGGERVNAPAWFTQGWPAIPMDGELWAGRGRFAQAQSTVRQRRPDDTAWRHLQFMVFDLPAQGGPFDERLPALQAAVARIGQPWVQAVPQQRIATDARLQALLHRTVRDGGEGLMLHRGASLYQAGRGDDLIKLKTHEDTEARVVGHVPGKGRHRGRMGALLVEMPGGQRFKLGAGFTDADRDHPPPLGSWVTYRFRGTHEGGLPRFASFLRVREDMHTAAP; from the coding sequence ATGCTGCGCCGCATTGCCATCACCGTCCTGCTGGTCTGCGGCGCGCTGCCGGCCTGGGCGCAACCCCCGACGCCGGTATCGCCCGCCTCGCCGCCGCCACTGCTCCTGGCCAACATCTACCGTGCCGGGCTGCCGCTGGCGGACTACTGGGTGAGCGAAAAGTACGACGGGGTGCGCGGCTACTGGGACGGACATCAGCTGCACACGCGCGGTGGCGAGCGGGTGAATGCGCCCGCCTGGTTCACTCAGGGCTGGCCCGCGATCCCGATGGATGGCGAGTTGTGGGCCGGCCGGGGCCGCTTCGCCCAGGCGCAGTCCACCGTGCGGCAGCGGCGGCCCGACGACACGGCCTGGCGCCACCTGCAGTTCATGGTGTTCGATCTGCCTGCGCAGGGCGGCCCTTTCGATGAGCGCCTGCCGGCATTGCAGGCCGCCGTGGCCCGCATCGGCCAGCCCTGGGTGCAGGCCGTGCCCCAGCAGCGCATCGCCACCGATGCCCGGTTGCAGGCCCTGCTGCACCGCACGGTGCGCGACGGGGGCGAAGGGCTGATGCTGCACCGTGGGGCGTCGCTGTACCAAGCCGGCCGCGGGGATGATCTCATCAAGCTCAAGACCCATGAGGACACCGAAGCGCGGGTCGTGGGCCACGTGCCCGGCAAAGGCCGGCACCGGGGCCGCATGGGGGCGCTGCTGGTGGAGATGCCCGGCGGCCAGCGATTCAAGCTGGGCGCGGGCTTCACCGATGCGGACCGGGATCATCCACCGCCCCTGGGCAGTTGGGTGACCTACCGCTTTCGCGGCACGCACGAGGGCGGTCTGCCGCGCTTCGCCAGCTTCCTGCGCGTGCGCGAGGACATGCACACCGCCGCCCCTTAG
- a CDS encoding ROK family protein: protein MFSSSAALLKLRMRATASKARIKWMGGIFRMDADKENSKERFHIGIDLGGTKIEGIVLDHQYRECRRIRMETRSSDGYANVLQRIIEIHSQLAMVALGKEVTLGICTPGSISKTNGLLKNCNATELNGHPLQADLLQRLGRPFTMENDANCFAIAEARHGAGSGHGCVLGIVLGTGVGAGIVVNGHLWSGRHGIAGEWGHMSVDPNGPPCYCGRKGCAERYLSGAALEANYQQSTGQSADAARIVEMARRGNKAAFDVLDQFLSRFAGAVANVVAVLDPDAIVIGGGLASIDELYEEGALRLQRMVFNDAFHTPVLRNRLGNSAGVIGAAMVGV, encoded by the coding sequence ATGTTCAGCTCATCCGCCGCTTTGTTGAAGCTGCGCATGCGCGCTACAGCGTCGAAAGCAAGAATCAAATGGATGGGAGGTATCTTTCGCATGGACGCGGATAAGGAAAATTCGAAGGAAAGATTCCATATCGGGATCGATCTGGGTGGGACAAAAATCGAAGGCATCGTACTCGACCATCAATATCGAGAATGCCGGCGAATCCGAATGGAAACCCGATCCAGCGATGGATATGCCAATGTTTTACAGCGCATTATCGAAATCCATTCCCAGCTGGCGATGGTGGCTTTGGGTAAAGAGGTGACATTGGGAATCTGCACTCCTGGATCCATCTCGAAAACCAACGGGCTGTTGAAAAATTGCAATGCAACCGAATTGAATGGGCATCCTTTGCAGGCAGATCTGCTTCAGCGTCTGGGCCGTCCGTTCACGATGGAAAACGATGCCAATTGCTTTGCGATCGCAGAAGCCCGCCATGGCGCGGGCAGCGGGCACGGCTGTGTGCTGGGAATCGTGCTCGGCACGGGAGTGGGGGCAGGCATCGTAGTCAATGGGCACCTTTGGAGCGGGCGTCATGGCATTGCCGGTGAGTGGGGCCATATGTCTGTCGATCCCAATGGACCTCCTTGCTACTGCGGCCGCAAAGGGTGTGCCGAGCGCTATCTGAGCGGGGCAGCCTTGGAGGCCAACTACCAGCAGTCCACAGGCCAGTCTGCCGATGCAGCCCGCATCGTCGAAATGGCGCGGCGGGGTAACAAAGCTGCGTTCGACGTGTTGGACCAGTTTCTCAGCCGGTTTGCCGGAGCGGTCGCCAACGTGGTTGCCGTGCTGGACCCGGATGCCATCGTCATTGGCGGCGGACTTGCAAGCATCGATGAACTGTACGAAGAAGGTGCCCTGCGGTTGCAGCGGATGGTTTTCAACGATGCCTTTCATACCCCGGTGCTACGCAATAGGCTCGGCAACTCGGCGGGCGTGATCGGCGCTGCCATGGTGGGGGTTTGA